Below is a genomic region from Brassica rapa cultivar Chiifu-401-42 chromosome A08, CAAS_Brap_v3.01, whole genome shotgun sequence.
ttaattACTACACTATAGGTCATGACTCATATGACATTTTCTTGTACAACTTTACCCGCGACTTTCAACTAAACATTTGATTCTGTTAACAAGTGTCTAGGTAAGAGACGCTGAGCTGTTAAGTTCATGCCATGTGTCATGTGTCAACTTAAGTTCCatagtatatataatttgacaatcTCAGAGCTGTGCATCCATCTAAAGTAGATGATCTAATCCCCACCTGAAGAAAAATGACAAACTCCATAAGATCATCATCAACATCTTCATCTCTCATCGATCCTAGAAGTGGTTTCTGCAATGCAAACTCGACGTTTTACAGTAAACGCAAACCATTGCCACTTCCGGCGAACACCTCACTCGACGTCACCACTTTCATCTCCTCCCAACCTCACCGCGGCACAACAGCCTTCATCGACGCCGCCACGGGCCACCACCTAAGCTTCTCCGAGCTCTGGACGGCCGTAAACCGTGTCGCCGACTGTCTCCACCGCGACGTTGGAGTAAGAAAAGGCGACGTCGTGCTCGTCCTATCTCCCAACTCCATCTCCATCCCCATCGTCTGCCTCTCCGTCATGTCTCTCGGCGCCGTCGTCACCACCGCGAATCCTCTCAACACCGCCGGTGAGATTTCAAGACAGATGGCAGACAGTAACCCGGTTCTCGCCTTCACAACCCCTGAGCTGAGTCAGAAACTCGCCGGTTCAGGTATCTCCGTTGTACTCGAGCGAGTGGGACCCACTCGTGGAGTCAGAGTCGTTGGTTATCTGAGTGAGATGATGAATAAGGAGCCGAGAGGGAAGAACCGAGTCAGAGACCGAGTCCACCAGGACGACACGGCGATGCTTCTCTACTCGTCGGGAACCACAGGACGTAGCAAGGGAGTGATATCGTCTCACGGGAACTTAATCGCACACGTGGCGAGACACCTCGTCGAGCCGATGGACCCGTACGAGATCTTCCTCTGCACCGTTCCGATGTTCCACACGTTCGGTTTGTTGAACTACGTCATGGCCACCGCATCGTTAGGCTCCACGGTCGTGATCCTCCGGAGATTCGAGCTACACGAGATGCTGGCGGCGGTTGTGAAGTACAGAGCCACGACGCTGGTTCTGGTGACGCCGGTTGTAGTAGCTATGATGAACGGAGCAGATCTGATCAAGGCGAAGTACGACCTGAGCTCACTGAGAATAGTTAGGTGCGGTGGAGCTCCGTTGAGCAAGGAGGTTACGGAAGGGTTTATAGAGAAGTATCCAACGGTTGATATTTTTCAGGGTTACGCTTTGACGGAATCTAACGGTGCAGGAGGTTCTATTGATACGGTGGAGGAGAGCCGGAGATACGGTGCGGTGGGGTTGTTGTCGTCCGGTGTGGAAGCGAGGATTGTGGATCCGGATACGGGTCGGGTCATGGGTGTTAATAGAACGGGTGAGCTCTGGCTTAAAGGGCCTTCTATTGCCAAAGGTAAAGAAAATAAGATGTTGCTTGGGTTACACGTATACTTTTTATGACCAacatttatttgtgtatataaaaAGGTTATTTTAAGAATGAAGAAGCTACAAAAGAAAGTTTTAATTTACAAGGATGGCTTAAAACTGGAGATCTTTGCTACATTGACGATGATGGGTTTCTTTTTACTGTTGATCGATTGAAAGAGCTAATCAAATACAAAGGTTATCAGGTTAGACAGGTCTtcatttttgattaaaaaaaaaagaaaaaaagacaggTCTTCATTGTATCATGTCAATTAATTAGGCTTACCAAACAATAATTCACATGC
It encodes:
- the LOC103835794 gene encoding 4-coumarate--CoA ligase-like 8 isoform X3, encoding MTNSIRSSSTSSSLIDPRSGFCNANSTFYSKRKPLPLPANTSLDVTTFISSQPHRGTTAFIDAATGHHLSFSELWTAVNRVADCLHRDVGVRKGDVVLVLSPNSISIPIVCLSVMSLGAVVTTANPLNTAGEISRQMADSNPVLAFTTPELSQKLAGSGISVVLERVGPTRGVRVVGYLSEMMNKEPRGKNRVRDRVHQDDTAMLLYSSGTTGRSKGVISSHGNLIAHVARHLVEPMDPYEIFLCTVPMFHTFGLLNYVMATASLGSTVVILRRFELHEMLAAVVKYRATTLVLVTPVVVAMMNGADLIKAKYDLSSLRIVRCGGAPLSKEVTEGFIEKYPTVDIFQGYALTESNGAGGSIDTVEESRRYGAVGLLSSGVEARIVDPDTGRVMGVNRTGELWLKGPSIAKGYFKNEEATKESFNLQGWLKTGDLCYIDDDGFLFTVDRLKELIKYKGYQVRQVFIVSCQLIRLTKQ
- the LOC103835794 gene encoding 4-coumarate--CoA ligase-like 8 isoform X4, with protein sequence MTNSIRSSSTSSSLIDPRSGFCNANSTFYSKRKPLPLPANTSLDVTTFISSQPHRGTTAFIDAATGHHLSFSELWTAVNRVADCLHRDVGVRKGDVVLVLSPNSISIPIVCLSVMSLGAVVTTANPLNTAGEISRQMADSNPVLAFTTPELSQKLAGSGISVVLERVGPTRGVRVVGYLSEMMNKEPRGKNRVRDRVHQDDTAMLLYSSGTTGRSKGVISSHGNLIAHVARHLVEPMDPYEIFLCTVPMFHTFGLLNYVMATASLGSTVVILRRFELHEMLAAVVKYRATTLVLVTPVVVAMMNGADLIKAKYDLSSLRIVRCGGAPLSKEVTEGFIEKYPTVDIFQGYALTESNGAGGSIDTVEESRRYGAVGLLSSGVEARIVDPDTGRVMGVNRTGELWLKGPSIAKGFRIKKQDNVRWLTYRASLRAISLIYKLLTSSLNRWHRIRK
- the LOC103835794 gene encoding 4-coumarate--CoA ligase-like 8 isoform X1, whose protein sequence is MTNSIRSSSTSSSLIDPRSGFCNANSTFYSKRKPLPLPANTSLDVTTFISSQPHRGTTAFIDAATGHHLSFSELWTAVNRVADCLHRDVGVRKGDVVLVLSPNSISIPIVCLSVMSLGAVVTTANPLNTAGEISRQMADSNPVLAFTTPELSQKLAGSGISVVLERVGPTRGVRVVGYLSEMMNKEPRGKNRVRDRVHQDDTAMLLYSSGTTGRSKGVISSHGNLIAHVARHLVEPMDPYEIFLCTVPMFHTFGLLNYVMATASLGSTVVILRRFELHEMLAAVVKYRATTLVLVTPVVVAMMNGADLIKAKYDLSSLRIVRCGGAPLSKEVTEGFIEKYPTVDIFQGYALTESNGAGGSIDTVEESRRYGAVGLLSSGVEARIVDPDTGRVMGVNRTGELWLKGPSIAKGYFKNEEATKESFNLQGWLKTGDLCYIDDDGFLFTVDRLKELIKYKGYQVPPAELEALLLNHPDILDAAVIPFPDKEAGQCPMAYISRKPESDLSHIQVINFISEQVAPYKKIRKVAFIDSIPKTPSGKILRKDLIKLATSKL
- the LOC103835794 gene encoding 4-coumarate--CoA ligase-like 8 isoform X2, with the translated sequence MTNSIRSSSTSSSLIDPRSGFCNANSTFYSKRKPLPLPANTSLDVTTFISSQPHRGTTAFIDAATGHHLSFSELWTAVNRVADCLHRDVGVRKGDVVLVLSPNSISIPIVCLSVMSLGAVVTTANPLNTAGEISRQMADSNPVLAFTTPELSQKLAGSGISVVLERVGPTRGVRVVGYLSEMMNKEPRGKNRVRDRVHQDDTAMLLYSSGTTGRSKGVISSHGNLIAHVARHLVEPMDPYEIFLCTVPMFHTFGLLNYVMATASLGSTVVILRRFELHEMLAAVVKYRATTLVLVTPVVVAMMNGADLIKAKYDLSSLRIVRCGGAPLSKEVTEGFIEKYPTVDIFQGYALTESNGAGGSIDTVEESRRYGAVGLLSSGVEARIVDPDTGRVMGVNRTGYFKNEEATKESFNLQGWLKTGDLCYIDDDGFLFTVDRLKELIKYKGYQVPPAELEALLLNHPDILDAAVIPFPDKEAGQCPMAYISRKPESDLSHIQVINFISEQVAPYKKIRKVAFIDSIPKTPSGKILRKDLIKLATSKL